The window AACTTTCACAGCTATCTCGTCTGTACACGTCATCTCCTGCCTTGGGACGCTACTTTTCCCACGTGGAGATCTTCGCTCTACGGTAAGCGTGGCCGCCCTGTTTTGCCTTTTTCCACCAAAATCATAGCTCAACTTTTCTCGCCAGGAACGGGTCGTCAATCCCCGAGTACCAACTGACCTTCGCGTTTCccgaggagcaggaggagctGCTGGACGAGTTCACGCTGAGCCGGGAGATGGTCTACAACGTGCTCAGGCAGTTCCTCCACGAGCAGAAACTCCAGCGGGGCCAAAACCAGTCGGCTTTATACATGGAACCTGCTTCCCTGGAGCTGTCGTGACCCGAGTGGGTTGGCGCTTGCTTGCTCGCG of the Stigmatopora argus isolate UIUO_Sarg chromosome 10, RoL_Sarg_1.0, whole genome shotgun sequence genome contains:
- the c15h3orf52 gene encoding TPA-induced transmembrane protein, whose protein sequence is MCQGKYSKAKVWMVPPLMALVAVVLVLVSLALCAGLYADPDDTFERSTFGAARRFNGSFGLLFHDTSFANSSRGDLAGDLQTKLSRLYTSSPALGRYFSHVEIFALRNGSSIPEYQLTFAFPEEQEELLDEFTLSREMVYNVLRQFLHEQKLQRGQNQSALYMEPASLELS